The sequence below is a genomic window from Fibrobacter succinogenes.
CTTCCAATAAAGATTGAAGACACCTATGATGAAGCTACGGGAACATGGCAATGGTACTTCCCCTTGAACCTCGGTTCTACGGTCATTCAAAGTGCTAGCCGCCTCCGCTTTGACGTGAGATTCGACCATCGCAGTCCTTTCCCACCATACAAGGACTTGATGAACGAAGCTCCGAATAAAAAACTTTACTGCTATACGAACAACAAGTGGTATGCCCCGTCCGATGAATATGCAGGTGCAGCAACATTAGCAGCAAATCCAGGAGACTGGAGCTGGATGCCGCACTCTCGCGCCAATGGTGAAGAATATGATTATCCGGGCATGCCCTGCATAAGCAAGGACGATGGAGACATAGACTTCGACGCCGCTCCGGTGAACCCATACGTATCCGTTTACCGCAAGGACGAATTCATTTGGGGTTACAGTCCATCCAAGAAGGAAATGGAACACAAGAAAGCTCATTACAAGATTGACGTCTCTCTTGATCCTCCGTTCAACTTGTCCAATGGCTCCCACATCGATATCGACCAATCAAGCAGCATAGTCCATGTCAAGGGCAAGGCTCATGTGACCGAAGGTGGTTACATCACAAAGATTTGGGCAAACGGTGTCAAAGTCAGCGGTTTGACTGTTAGCAAAGGTCTTGACAAATGGCTATTGAACGAAGCCGGTAGCGAAATTATCGCCAAGTATGACATTCCAACAGACATGTGGGATTTAGATATACCGGTCAAGATGGGCATTGGATCCAAGAAAGTGGACATCACCATCTTCGCAGGTCCAAACCCCACATGCGAAACATGCTCTGAAAATGGAGGCTGCGCCTTCGAAAACAGAACTTTCTACATAAACTTCTCCAAGGGAGACGCAACAGCTTCTACGCTTGTCCTCAAGGATGCCACCGGAAATCCGGTCGTAAGCCCAGCAAATCCAGAAGGCACGATATTCTATATCGACGTGATGGACAAAGACAAGATAAAGAGCAAAGCAACCTCAGTTGAAGTCCAGATTCTCAATAACAAAAAGAACGACAAACTCAAGGTAACCTTGAACGCCGATCCGAATAACCCTGGTCACTTTATCGGCGGGCCGTTTACAGCAGTGAACCACAGCAAGGAAACTAGGAACAAAACTTCTGAAATTTCGTTCTTCGCAGGCGATACAATTCAGGTCGTCTACACCGACCCGGATGACGAAGAAGACATCTCTAAGTATTCGTTCTTTGCAGAATCCAAGGTCCCGTCTCCACAGACTGCTCTCGCCGAAGACAGCAACTGCGACAACAAGGCAGACCAGTTGAGAATCGTTTTCACGAACAAGCTTACTGATGACTACACGCTTGACAGTATCCGCTACTTCATCGAAGGCATGAAGGATACAGTCAAGGTTCCGCTTGTCGCCTCAAAATATGCAGACATGAACGAAGTCCTCATCCCTATCGATACAAGCCTTATCAAGACCAATGCAAACCCGACAGGAAAGATTACGACTTACATTACCGACAAGGGCACCGCCAACGCCGAATCCATTAAGATTACGGACGGCATCCTCCCCACGCTCGTAAGCGTATCTATCCTCGAAAAATCGGACAGCGATAATAGCGGTCTCGACACGGTCATGATAGCATTCTCCGAACCGGTCATCTTCTCGTCATTGAATGAATGGCCTCTCGTTATTGCAGGTACTGTAAATTCGCCAACGGTCATCGATGCCGCAACAACAAACAACGGCAAGACTTGGCAGTTGGTGATCAGCGGCAATACAGGCAATTCGCTCGTTCCGATTGGCGCCATGGCTAGCGCAAGAAACACCGGCGGATTTACAATTACCGACCAGAACTTCAACCAGATTAACCCACAGGGCTGTAACCCGAGTGTTCCAGTAACGCTCATTTCTCGCCCGGTTCCGGTTTACTATGCAGAAATGGTCGACAAGGAAGGTGATGGCGTTCCGGACTTGGTCCACATCATATTCGAAAGAAAACTCAAGACCAAGGACGTCTTCGACAGCATCGTGACAATCTGGGGCAACCCAGGCATCACACGCACATTCATTACTACAGCCGATACCACCGGCGGTGTAATCGTCCCGAAAGAATCTTACTGGACCATCCGCGACTCTGCTTCGGCTCCGATCCAAATCATGGTCGATTCCGTCACGGTAAAGGATTCCGTCACTACATATAGCATTGTCGATATCACGATTCCAGCAACGCATGCCTATCCATACGGCTCCACAAGCGGCGATAAGGACGGAAACGGAACTGTATCCCCGATGAAGGGTGCTGCAAACGGATTCTTCGAAACGAACTACACGTTGTACGACAAGTGCGCACCGGTTATTGCATCGGCACGTATGATCAAGGAAGGCGTGCTCACCATCAACTTGTCCGAACAGCTCAGCATGGTCGAAACGGGCAAGTACATCCAGCGTGAACGCGACGAATACATTCCGCACGAAAGGCCGCAAGGTTCTGGCAAGTCCCAGCTCTTTACCTATAACGAAAAGGACAACGTCTTCCATGCCGGCGACCGCGTACGCCTCGTTCCAGAGGTTCTCGGAGCAGCCTACATCGACAAGAACAACAATGTCCCGACAGTTGCAAACCCCTATGTGCGCATCACGGGTGACGACAACATCCGCTTTACGGTAACGCTCACAAAGCCTGTAGCAACGCCAAAGGCCGGTGCATACATGGGCCGTCCAGAAAATACAATGAACGACGCATTCGTTACATCGGCAATCATCAACGGCAAGCGCAACTTTATCAGCTCAAACGGAACTCTCCTCGGTCAAGTGGATACAGCCGCATACTTTAGCTCCGGCCCGAATTTTGAAATCGAGGTCATGATGCCTTCTGCAAGCTTCCTCACCCACGATGGCATACCGATGTATGATTTCCACCTGAAGGTTGTCGCTGACCTCTACGATAACCTTGGGCAATACGTGAACACCTACAAGCTTGACATTCCGAGAGAGAACTTCGCAGCGATTAGGAACCTGACCGATAACGGCACCCTCAAGCTAAACGTAGAATGGGCCGCGAAGGACAACGAAGCGCCGGTCGCCAAGAAGGGCAACAAGATCGGAACCGGAGCCTACATCGCAAAGTTTGACTTTACCGCAGAGCCCTTCTGCGCCGCAGCATTCGATACAAACAGCAATGACTACAAGGCCTCATGCTCTGTAATCGGAGAAAAGGCAGGGAAAGTAACAGACAACAAGACAAAGACTCTAGGCTTTAAGAGAAAGAAATAACGAACCATGGAGCCCCAGGATTTAACCGTCCTGGCGGCTCTTTATTTTTAGAACAAAAGATAAACGTATGAAAAAACTAATCAGTGCTATTTTCTTATTATCCTTATTCTGCATAGAGCATTCTCTGGCAGCAAATACTCATAGTCTACCGAATCTCGACAGGACCTGCAAAACTTGCACGCGTATACACAACGATTCGGTAAACGTCTTTAACAGGCGTCCCATCCGCTTGAACCAAAGCGGATTCAAGCCCGAACATTACAAGTATGCCTATGTTGCAGACCCTACAGAAAAGACGTTCAAAGTCATTGACGCCAACAGTGGAAAAGAAGTTCCCGGTGGAGGAAACCTCACCCTCATAGGAACTGTTACCAAGCCAGGTATAACAGTTAGAGTATCCTTCAACTCCCTCCAAGACTTAATGAGACTTGGGGACACAACTTCGACGGGAACCGAAACTCTCTACCGCGCCGATTTCACAACGCTTTCAACTGTAGGCGAATACTTCCTCGTTGTGGGCAAAGACACCTCGGCAACATTCCATATCAGCCCCTATATTTACAACTCCATTCTTGAAAAATCGTTGATGTTCTTTGGAATTCAACGTTGCGGCAATACGGATTCCCACTTCCACGGAGCCTGCCACTTGAAGGATGGTTCAAAAATAAATCATGACCTTACCGGTGGTTGGCATGACTGTGGTGACCATTTTAAAGTCGCCGAAACCGTCGGTTATGCAGCTTACGTGCTTTCAATGGTTTACCTCACCTACCCTGACAAGGCTGAAGACCGTTTCGGTCATTCATATGCAGACACAATTCGAGATGGCATTCCGGACATTCTCTATGAAGCTAAAATCGGTGCCGACTATATCATGAAGCTTTATGACGCCTCTGTTGCCGAAGGACTTATCGAAAAAGGCGACATGTTCCATACGGTGGGCATGAGCGATTGGGATCACAGTTTCTGGGACGTGCCCGAACACCAAGATATGCAACCTTATAAAAAAGGAGGTCCAGACCGACTTGTTCTCAAAGGTATCGGAACAAACGTTGCCGGCATTTACGCAGCCACATTGGCAAACGTTGCCGCCGGGTTTAAATGGATCAATCCTTCTTACTCTAAAAGACTATTAGATGCAGCAAAAACAATTTATGCAAAAATTGTGAAGCCGACATACTTAAAATACACAGAATCATATGAAGGTCGTGACAAATGCGCTAAAAGGGGCAAGGCAACTTTATACGAGTATAGCGATGGTAATATAACCTTTAACGGAAAAGGATACTACAGCGGTATGGGGCTTTGCGAAGACGATGCTGCAGCGGCAGCCGTGTCGCTTTGGTATGCTACCGGAGATACCACATATTCGTATGACTTGTATAAAAATCCGGACATGAACCAAAATGGGCATGCAAAATTTGACTTGGCATTTTTCCCTAAAGGGATTCTTGCTATGGACCAGGGCTTCAACAACTCTTGGGCAACGGACTACCAGAATCTATTCGCCTATGTTCTGTTCGCCATGCAAAGGCTTATCTTGAACGACCCCGAATACGAAACAAAATTCGGACTGTCGAAAATGGAAAGAGATTCACTATCGATGCGCGTGATGGCTGCGTTCCGCAAACAAGTCGAGACCAACTCCACGGGTGATTCCGTTGCAGTTCTTTATCCGGGTTCCGGCAATGCAGAACCTCGCGAAGGCACATCCAAGCTCAAAGTGCAACCTCCCTACAACTTGGTGTGGACCAGCTTTGACTGGGGCGTGATGCGCTACAACATGGGTTCTGCAGTGGCTGTATTCCTTTTGTATGAACTTACAAAAGACGAACGCTACTTGAAAGTCGCTTTGGACAACATGTATTACGTACTGGGCGCCAACCCCTGGGATATTTCACTTTTGCTCGGTGCAGGCGACAAGAACCCGCAACACCCGCATAACCGTTCCGCAAACCCCGATGGTTACAATGCAGGTGGCGGCATTCCTTACGATTACAAGTGCCCCATCGGCGCATTGATGGGTGGACGCGCTCCGAATTTACCATTGATTGAAGACTGGGAAAAATACACATCGACAGAAACCTGTATCGACTTCTCGGCTCAGTTCCTGTTCCCGGCACAAAGCCTTGCAGAACAACTCCCGCCCGATAACGACGGTCCTGTTTTCAGCGACATCGTTGGTATCCCCACATCGGATTCTACAGCAATTATCAGCTGGAAGACCGACGAACTCGCACTCGTAACCGTTTCCTATGATGTAACAACAAATGCCAATACCGCAAAATCCATACAGCTCACCGAAGCGGTCAAAGAAGGCTCAGTAACACTCACCGGCCTAATTCCTGGGCAAACGTACTACTTCTACCTTGAAGGCGTTGACCCTCATGGAAACATCACCACAGATGATAACCATGGTTATTGGTACAAATTCACCATGACATCGACAACAACTCAAATCAAGGGTGTTACCATTTGTCAGGTGGATAACCGCAGCGCTAAAATTTACTGGTGGAGCACAGATCGCCTAGACGGCATGGTTCATTTTGGTAAAGCAAAAGGTTCCTATACTGAAAAAGTAGTCGCAAATGGCGGTGTAGCCCTTTTCCACGAAGCCGTCCTTACTGGACTTGAAGCCGGCACCACATACTACTTTACCGTATCATCTGGAGCAACTGTTTCCGAAGAATATTCTTTCACGACCGAACAATATGCAACAACAGTCAACATGGATATCAACGTCAAGCCTCTCAACAAGGATGGATGTAGAAACTCTTCCGACTGGAAAAAATGCAATACGTTCCTCGTCATCGTCCGAAACAAAGACTCGGTGGAATACAACGATCTTGATTTAAGATTCTATTTCCCCGTAGCAGTCCAAGGATCAAGCAACAACAAGTCCATTTGGGATGGAACCGGATTTTCCGTTGGCTGGCCTGTCATAAATTTCGGCGAACCTGTTCCCTATAATGTAATATCAATGAAAGACTCCGTAGAAAAAGGCTATTATATGCCAGTCCACATCGAGGGAAAACTGGCAGTATCCGGTAGCTACTTCTTTGAATTAATTATAAACCCCACATACGGAAGCATCGACAGCAGTTGGTCATTTAGGCCCCATACTGCAAAAGATGATCCAGAATACTTCGAAGGTATCAATTTGAAGCGAGGACCGCTATATAAAGAAGAATCCAACTCCAACATGTATGTAGAAATCATTGATGGTGTAGGTGAAAAAGCGTTCAGAAAAACAGCATACGTCACAGCATACTACCACGGCACATACATTTACGGCTACGGTCCGGATTACACACCGGATAAAGGCCCCCAAGTTGACCGTAAAATTGAGACAACCTTCTCAAGCCCGTTCATAAGCCCAATTCACTCCGTCGAAAAAGTGGATCCGCAAACAACCTATTCGGCCACAAGCACGATTACTCCGAACGGATTCCTCGATGCCGTTGAAAAGAACAGCGATCCCTATTCATTTGAATATCTAAATCCCAAGCGTACGGACGCCATTTCCTTCGGCGTTACCGACACTCTACTCGCCTACGGCAACAACTATATAGAATGGGTCACCTGGCACAACAGAAATGCCAACCAGAAGACCGAAAACAAGTATGATTGCGCCTGCGCTGTTGTACGCACGAACGTCGAAATCGACAGTATCACAAAGCCACTCGAAAAACGTTATCTCGCATTCGACAAGGCAAAAATTACCGGCTACAAGAACAAGTTCGTCGAAGTTCAAATTGCACTCCTCGACAGTAATCTTAACATTCTCACAAGCGAAAAGAATCTGAACGTCGAACTTTTAACAGACGATCCGAACGTTCGCTTCTACACAGATCCGACAGCAACGATTCCAGTAACGACAGTCACGCTTTTCGATGGCGTAACAACCATTTACGTCAGTTCCGACGTAGCTTTGCAAACGACAATTTCAGCAACGCATGCAAACACGGCTGATTACGCCTATACGCCGGCTATAGCCGAGCTCACCATCGAAGATCTTCCGCCTTGGCCGATTATCGATGTAGCAAAGATTGTGGACCTGAACTGCGACCACATTCCTGACGCTATGGATATCACGCTTTCATCGGAATATATCGAAAATCAATCGTTCTCATCAATTTCGTTCATCTACGGAAACGAAACAATTGTTTCAAATAAAGTCAAGTCGCTGAACGGAAAATCACTCATTGTAGAAATCACAGTTCCGCAAGAAGTCGTGACGGATGCCTCCGGAAAGATTACGCTCGAAAGCAATATCCAAGGCAACAAGAAGACCGTTGAAGATATCTATTCTGACGGCATTTCGCCGGCACTGCTTTCTGCAACAGTTCTCGAACGTCAGGATACATCGACAACAGACCACCTATACTTGCAATTCAGCGAACCGATTTCGGCTCCGGGTACACAATTCCCGCTCATCCTTTACAACACAGATGCAACAACGAAAGCCACCATCCCCACCGTTCTCTCAGCCAAGCTTTACAACGAAGCCAAGAACATTTGGGATTTCGAAATCGCCTTTGATGCAGGCCAAGGCTCTTTGGTAACCGCAGGCATGTGGGGCCAACTCGATCCGGCCGGAACAATCCGCGACTTGAACGGCAATGGAGTGGCAGGCCTCTGCACACCGGAAAAGGTTCAAATTCTCCTCAAGATTTTGCCGATTCCGATGACATACGCCGTCATTACAGACAAGTTCCAAAACGGTTATGCAAGCCACGTCGATGTGACATTCCAGAAACCGCTCGACGACAAGCACACACCGGAAAAATTGGAAATCATCTTTGGTATGGCAATGCCCGAAACACTCACGGTCGAAAAGAGCAAGTTCGTATTAAGCGGTGAAAATCTCTCCATCGATCTCGAAAAGCCGTTCCAGTTCGGTAACACCTGCGGTAATTACGATGGGCCACTCCCGGGCGGAAAGCTCCTTACAAATGCAGGCCTTGTAACGCAGTACCTCGGAACAGGTGCCGCTACCGAAACGAACAACGTCCTTGCCGAAGATAAGGTTGGGCCGGTCTTTGTTTCGGCTACAATCAACCAAGCTTCTACAATTGACATTTTAAACATTACCGCAAGTGAACCTCTAGTCACCGCAGACGAAAACCAGCAATTCTTCAGACACAAGCGCGGCGAAAAGCAATCCAATGTATTCCGCAACGGATTCTCGAACTGGAACTATCTACAGAAGAATGCCGGAATCTCGCTCATCTACTCAGGCGACCTCACTGGGTCCGTGATGGAAGGCGACTTTGTAAGAATGGGCTCCATGATGACAAGCACGTTCAAAGACGCAAACGGCAACTATCCTGAATTTGATGTTCCGTGGGTTCTTGTAAACGGTAAAGGTACTCCAACTATCAAATTCAACGTAAAGTTGCGCGAAACCGTCAACGATATAAATTCCTTCAACCGCTCAAATGTTGATGTCAGCGAAACAATGCGTTTCTATATCAAGAATCCGTCATCAAACAAGTTCGACCTCATTCAAGACGGCAAAATCACACTTACGGGAATTGACTCCGCAAGTATCGGTGGTGCCATCTTTGATGTGAAACTCACTGTACCGCGCGGAGCATCATTCGGCGAAGAATGTGCCTGGGATAATCTCCTGGTCAAATTCAACATTCCCATTTACTCGAACCTCGGTAGCTTTGTAAATCGCTTCCACAACTCCTTCAATGTAGACCCGAAACAATACCTTTCCATCAACAACGTGGTTGAATTTGCCATCGAATGGGCAAACAAGGGACCGTCGGGCATCCGCACCAAAGAAGATCGAGCCGTGGGCACAGGCGCATACATTTACAAGGCCGAAATCGAAGCAAAGTTCTCGCCGAACATGAACAACCCTGAAGTCAAAAACAATGCCAAAATTATCAGCAACTTCTCGACGAAATCCTCGTTCGAGCAGAGAAAGACTTTTGGTATAAAGAGAACAAAGTAAAAATCCAACCGAATGGGAAAATATGCAAGAGAGTCTATTTACAAACTCGCCCTACGTAATCGCGCTTTCCGTTATAGCGTTAATCGTTGTATGCTATTTTCCCATTATGCTTGGGCAAAAAACGTCAGTCAAGCAGCTCCCTCGCTCCATCCACCAATTGGTGATTATCAGTATATTCTGGCAGGCGAGCAACTTGATTGGCGATATTTTCTTTAGCGGTGAAAATTTTGTCGCAGGAACAAAGGCCTACACGGCAAGACAACTCATTTTTGGAGCAGCCGCACTGGGTTGGATCCAGTTAGGCAATGCTGTTCAGCACACCGCAGAAATCAGCCTGAAAATAAAAAGAAAGAACTGTTGGAAGCTCATGAACATTTTCGGAGCGGCCGCCGTTTTGATTTCGACTTATCTTTTTATCAACGAGCCTTCCTATATCCCCAATTTCAATTTCTTTAGCTACAGGCCATTTGCCGAAAGGCCCATATTCAACTTTTACTCGTTGTTGTTCTGCTTGTTTGTTCTTCCCAATATCATTGTCACGGCTTACATTTTTCTTCGCAATATTGTGCAATCCAGCGATACGACGCTCCCCCACCAGGTCAGTATTTACATGTTGGCCTCGTTCGTATTCTTTATAACGCTAGCGGCTCTCTTCGATTTTGTCATCCCCATTTCTACCAATTTCAATCAATACGATCAATTCCTCAAATGGTCGCAATTCATCTCGGTATTCCTAGCCATACTTTCGGGACAATACTTCACATCGGTTTCTTTTAAAAATAAAAGCGCCTCGTGGTTCTTAGACAAACTAAAAGACAGAATGGTAGACGGCCTCCTGTACTACAATTACAAAGGCGAAATTCAACTTGCAAATCCGGCGGCGCTGAGCATTTTGCACACCACGCAAGAAGCGCTCCACAACAAAAAAGTTTCTTCGATTTTCCCGCAAATCACGGACCCTTCGCGCGAATCGACTTACAACAAAATAAGAGTCAAGATTGACAACGAAGACCATATTTTTAACGTTTCCATTTTTGAAATTCGTCAATCATTGACCACCAACTACAACGTAGCCTTCTTTAGCGATGTTTCGAACACATTGCATTACCAGCAAATTATCAAGAACCGCGATGAGCAGTTCAAGGAATACCAGCTCGACCAAATCCGCTATCAAGAACGTTTAAACATCTGGAAAAAGAAGGTCGATGAAAGTAAATACTTCTTGGATACGTTAATCAGTACGCTCCCCTTCCGTTTTTGGTCCAAGAACGAGCAGGGCGTATTCATGACGCAAAACCAAAACGATATCAAGAACCGCGGTAACCTGTTGCAAACTTCAGAGCCGGACAACAAGATTTTACCGCAAGAACTTTTAGCGCGAAACGAAGGCGAACCGCAAAGTTTCATTTCATACGAACGAATTAAAAAATCTACAAGCGATTTTGAAGACGAAGAAGATTCAGTCGAGATCTTGAACCAAGACGATTACAATATGGCAGTCCGCAAAGGAGCTGCTAAAGATATTTCAATTTTTGAAAACATGTTCATCCCGATTATGGCACCCAGTAAGCCATACAAAATAATCGGCATCAAGATTGATATTACCAAGGAACAGCGTCTCGAAAAAGAACGCGACATGTTGCAAGAACAAAAACATATCCATTCGAGACTCGAAGAATTGGGAACCATCTGCGGTGGTTTTGCCCACGACTACAACAACATCCTGGGCTCCCAGATCGGTTTCTGCGACCTCGCACTAGAAGTGCTTGATAAAGATAACCAGGCATACTTGTTCATCCAGGAAGCAAGAAAGGCGGCAACTCGCGGCAAGGAATCTCTTGAAGAGCTTTTAAACACCATCCGCGGAAAGACATCCGAAAAGGACAAACTCACAGAGTTCGCGCCTTACATGATTATCGAAGACGTGGTGAAGAAGCTCTGGATAACACTCCCTCCAAACGTAAAGGTGAAAGCAGACAACATCGACAAGGACATTCGCATTGTTGGAAACGTCTCCGCACTCGACCGCATTATCAGCAACCTTGCAAACAACGCCATCTTCGCCATGAAGGAAAACGGCGGAACACTTACGATTGCTTTAAAACGCGAGGTGCTTACGGAGCCGCTCATTACGCCGTATGCACCGCAAATTGATGCAGGCACTTATGCGAAAATCACCGTCGAAGACACGGGCACAGGCATGGACACTGCGACCCTCGAACGCATCTTTTCACCGTTCTTTACGACCAAGGCGCCGGGCGAAGGCCTCGGCTTAGGGCTTTCTTCGGCCTTAAGACTGCTAAAAGAAGGCAATGCGGGCTATACAGTACAAACAACCTTGGGCGAAGGAACTATTTTTAATCTATATTGGTCTATAAGAAACGAGAAAATGGAGGCTTAATGTCTACAATACTCATCATTGACGATGATGCTCAGCTCAACCTCATGTTGAAGTCTGCCCTGGAATTAAAAGGTTACACTGTCGATACAGCTTGCAACGGTAAGAAAGCAAAGTCGCTTTATCAAAAGAATACGTACGATGTGATTATCACCGATATCATCATGCCGGAAGGTGATGGCTTTGAAGTAGTCCTTGACCTTCGCCGCATGGGCATGAGCGACCGTACGATCGCCATCAGCGGTGGTGGACGTACTTCTGCCGAAGACTACCTTGCAACGGCGCAGCATTTCGATGTAGCCGCAATTTTCAGCAAGCCGCTGGATCTCCAGCTGCTCCGCAACAAAGTTGACGAGATAATCAAAGCACATTCGTAATAGCATA
It includes:
- a CDS encoding glycoside hydrolase family 9 protein — protein: MAEDPTPYELIRPVFPLTWDTTVFKDFDTSVTRKKNMLPKNLTPAAYAPNALIPDTLNQAYLDAMNVKISPIRVNQAGYLEDDPERQFYYIGNAQTFEVTDINGVPLVPPITGSLISLNQKVSSTWLINAGTNAATNDQKRYSVKTTGPTGDLKYGHIPHSVPLDTRLRIKVGNDISSTFIVSDKLYSMVKDAALKFYGINRSGIAESWFRNGASSHALDGAGPVTEGPQDIRGPYNAALAGTLQGGYYDCGDHLKESHTQMYAFMVMALMAATNPNADEDNYAFNQSITSVKDGIPDMMREAKHGADFVLRSFIRAKGVVDDMALSVGNFGSDHGWWGPPENQDGLPIGNTAEATDRGGPGTRTVRLGEIGANVGGETVAGLALVGKLYAQYPEYKDFADSCLMVAEKMYDFAKALVQGKTTYDGGKRVVHHTNDTTGAPMALAKQSPAYHGNNEFVDDMALASVALLYATGKKLYADDALRTKNLFREQEYATGPAFFEGGWFVTHNKGFFKDVKNTGWANSYSYALYALYKLILADKDTAINKFGLTENEWLSAVEHCVANMIANLGDLGKYEGLPETFVFPTVPNIWKQSQVTYDRIWYTMMTDQTWIYNRYRAGDIFEVLAYADVAKDIESKNISLPTMGTPNWKAAEAKQLGINQLNYLLGVNPWDISFIMGIGDKNDAHPHHRGANPEGTNVPGGKTKYYYRPPVGGLYGAVPPLGGDDGDGTMGKKGVLSWEYYQMSEICIDAAATLVSTVTLASKQIDKTLAPDMNVEIRHVSMDSALITVNLTQRGTVTINYGTTEGQYNLTASSEGSAVKHDIVLHDLNPGTAYYFYVTGANAYNPANTKTKYLVDSTQTPFTFTTLSTVENANIVNVTVCNVDADSAEIMWYTPNGEYESKIYWDTKPHSNANEFAFNSGAGNADVSGIPTQFHYVKIGGLKEKTTYYFMVESNGAQSTVDDKGNLLKFTTPVTWYDFSVKTYQYPWQGDMAMVNINIFNNESRAFDSLTIRLYMRGTDEIEHDIGMGTDICNAYSSAGFSGDCSKATKDELERGLRDALPIKIEDTYDEATGTWQWYFPLNLGSTVIQSASRLRFDVRFDHRSPFPPYKDLMNEAPNKKLYCYTNNKWYAPSDEYAGAATLAANPGDWSWMPHSRANGEEYDYPGMPCISKDDGDIDFDAAPVNPYVSVYRKDEFIWGYSPSKKEMEHKKAHYKIDVSLDPPFNLSNGSHIDIDQSSSIVHVKGKAHVTEGGYITKIWANGVKVSGLTVSKGLDKWLLNEAGSEIIAKYDIPTDMWDLDIPVKMGIGSKKVDITIFAGPNPTCETCSENGGCAFENRTFYINFSKGDATASTLVLKDATGNPVVSPANPEGTIFYIDVMDKDKIKSKATSVEVQILNNKKNDKLKVTLNADPNNPGHFIGGPFTAVNHSKETRNKTSEISFFAGDTIQVVYTDPDDEEDISKYSFFAESKVPSPQTALAEDSNCDNKADQLRIVFTNKLTDDYTLDSIRYFIEGMKDTVKVPLVASKYADMNEVLIPIDTSLIKTNANPTGKITTYITDKGTANAESIKITDGILPTLVSVSILEKSDSDNSGLDTVMIAFSEPVIFSSLNEWPLVIAGTVNSPTVIDAATTNNGKTWQLVISGNTGNSLVPIGAMASARNTGGFTITDQNFNQINPQGCNPSVPVTLISRPVPVYYAEMVDKEGDGVPDLVHIIFERKLKTKDVFDSIVTIWGNPGITRTFITTADTTGGVIVPKESYWTIRDSASAPIQIMVDSVTVKDSVTTYSIVDITIPATHAYPYGSTSGDKDGNGTVSPMKGAANGFFETNYTLYDKCAPVIASARMIKEGVLTINLSEQLSMVETGKYIQRERDEYIPHERPQGSGKSQLFTYNEKDNVFHAGDRVRLVPEVLGAAYIDKNNNVPTVANPYVRITGDDNIRFTVTLTKPVATPKAGAYMGRPENTMNDAFVTSAIINGKRNFISSNGTLLGQVDTAAYFSSGPNFEIEVMMPSASFLTHDGIPMYDFHLKVVADLYDNLGQYVNTYKLDIPRENFAAIRNLTDNGTLKLNVEWAAKDNEAPVAKKGNKIGTGAYIAKFDFTAEPFCAAAFDTNSNDYKASCSVIGEKAGKVTDNKTKTLGFKRKK